In bacterium, one DNA window encodes the following:
- a CDS encoding sigma-54 dependent transcriptional regulator produces the protein MNTFSILVIDDEAAQRESIAGFLRKKGYDLSTAPSGTAGIQHVRDHHVDLVLTDYKMPDMTGADVLQHVREINPLIPVIVITAYGSVETAVGIMKHGAFDYVQKPIDLDELLLIMERAREHTLLVSENKLLREQLAERYSFSNIISQSAEMEDVLNTAGRVAASKASVLVRGESGTGKELIARAIHQASPRSDAPFIVVNCAAITESLFESELFGHERGSFTGAEKQRIGKFEQAHGGTLFIDEVGDIPLAIQVKLLRALQFGNIERVGGTETLELDVRIVAATNRNLEEMMLAGEFREDLFYRLNVVTITLPPLRDRRSDIAPLVHEFTKKYADINGKSVDSISSEAMDTLMRYDFPGNVRELENIIQRAVVMSRDTTLTTRDLPPGMQGVGTVAAASQDELLTLGNLNEKVEALEQRLIEQALEESGGNQVRAAELLGISERTLRYKLSKIKKQ, from the coding sequence ATGAACACCTTCAGCATACTTGTCATTGACGACGAAGCCGCGCAGCGGGAATCCATCGCAGGGTTTCTCAGGAAAAAGGGATACGACCTTTCCACCGCTCCAAGCGGTACTGCAGGCATACAGCATGTACGTGACCATCATGTGGATCTGGTCCTAACCGACTACAAAATGCCGGACATGACCGGTGCCGATGTCCTTCAGCATGTACGCGAGATCAACCCCCTCATCCCGGTCATCGTGATCACGGCGTACGGAAGTGTCGAGACGGCGGTGGGCATCATGAAACATGGCGCCTTCGACTACGTGCAGAAACCGATCGACCTCGACGAACTGCTCCTCATCATGGAACGCGCGCGTGAACATACGCTGCTGGTATCGGAAAACAAACTGCTGCGGGAGCAGCTGGCGGAGAGATATTCGTTCAGCAACATCATATCACAGAGCGCTGAAATGGAGGATGTGCTCAACACCGCGGGACGCGTGGCCGCAAGCAAGGCATCCGTGCTGGTACGTGGAGAGAGCGGTACGGGAAAAGAGCTCATCGCCCGCGCCATCCATCAGGCCAGTCCCAGAAGCGACGCGCCGTTCATCGTTGTCAATTGTGCCGCGATCACAGAAAGCCTCTTTGAGAGCGAACTGTTCGGTCACGAGAGAGGGTCCTTTACCGGGGCGGAAAAACAGCGCATCGGCAAATTTGAACAGGCGCATGGCGGCACGCTCTTTATCGACGAAGTCGGTGACATTCCGCTCGCAATCCAGGTCAAGCTACTGCGCGCCCTGCAGTTCGGCAACATCGAACGTGTCGGTGGCACGGAAACCCTCGAACTCGATGTGCGCATCGTTGCGGCGACCAACCGGAATCTGGAGGAAATGATGCTGGCCGGGGAATTTCGAGAGGACCTCTTTTACAGACTCAATGTCGTGACGATTACCCTCCCTCCGCTGCGGGACAGGCGCAGTGATATCGCACCGCTCGTGCACGAATTCACAAAAAAATACGCAGATATCAATGGTAAATCCGTCGACAGCATCTCCTCTGAGGCCATGGATACGCTCATGCGCTACGATTTCCCGGGTAACGTTCGGGAGCTGGAAAATATCATTCAGCGGGCAGTTGTCATGTCGCGTGACACAACGCTGACAACGCGGGATCTTCCTCCGGGCATGCAGGGTGTCGGGACTGTCGCTGCAGCCTCGCAGGACGAACTGCTGACGCTGGGAAATCTCAACGAGAAAGTCGAGGCACTCGAACAGCGGCTCATCGAGCAGGCGCTCGAAGAAAGCGGGGGGAATCAGGTCCGCGCCGCCGAACTCCTGGGCATTTCAGAGCGCACCCTGCGCTATAAACTCTCAAAAATCAAGAAACAGTAG